A section of the Anabaena cylindrica PCC 7122 genome encodes:
- the fabZ gene encoding 3-hydroxyacyl-ACP dehydratase FabZ codes for MSTLTQTNSTEVTISEGDGLNSNTPEIKTTFTVEEIQQLLPHRYPFLLVDKIIDYVPGKLAVGVKNVTFNEPQFQGHFPERSLMPGVLIVEAMAQVGGIVMTQMSDSPGGLFVFAGIDKVRFRRQVVPGDQLVMTVELLWVKQRRFGKMHGRAEVDGQLAAEGELMFSLVS; via the coding sequence ATGTCAACTCTCACCCAAACTAACTCTACTGAAGTGACTATATCTGAAGGAGATGGACTCAACAGCAATACACCTGAAATTAAAACAACGTTCACAGTTGAAGAGATTCAGCAACTATTACCTCATCGCTATCCCTTTTTACTGGTAGACAAAATTATTGACTATGTTCCTGGGAAACTAGCAGTGGGCGTTAAAAATGTCACTTTTAATGAACCTCAATTTCAAGGTCATTTTCCCGAACGTTCACTGATGCCTGGTGTCTTAATTGTGGAAGCAATGGCACAGGTAGGCGGCATTGTCATGACGCAAATGTCTGATTCACCTGGTGGTCTGTTCGTATTTGCAGGTATTGATAAAGTCCGTTTTCGCCGCCAAGTAGTTCCCGGAGATCAGCTAGTTATGACAGTGGAACTGTTGTGGGTTAAACAACGTCGTTTCGGTAAAATGCATGGTCGAGCCGAAGTTGATGGACAACTAGCTGCTGAAGGGGAATTGATGTTTTCTTTAGTTAGCTAA
- the lpxC gene encoding UDP-3-O-acyl-N-acetylglucosamine deacetylase encodes MHQHTLAAEITQTGVGLHSGVSTHVRILPAEVGSDRYFVRVDLPNSPIIPAQVAAVSHTMLSTQLGEGDVSVRTVEHLLAALAAMGVDNARIEIDGPEVPLLDGSAQIWVESIAAVGLVSQPVSNTPAPITIQEPIWVYHGDAFVCALPAAETRFTYGIDFELPAIGNQWYSYSLITNLETAENTANTFITEIAPARTFGLLHQIEHLQQSGLIKGGSLDNALVCGSEGWLNPPLRFANEPVRHKILDLVGDMSLLGKFPVAHFLAYKASHNLHVQLAQKILELNPKLTKI; translated from the coding sequence ATGCACCAGCACACTTTAGCGGCAGAAATTACGCAAACGGGTGTGGGGTTGCATAGTGGTGTGAGTACCCATGTGCGGATATTACCAGCAGAGGTGGGAAGCGATCGCTATTTTGTGCGGGTGGACTTACCAAATTCGCCCATTATTCCTGCCCAAGTTGCAGCAGTTAGTCACACGATGCTTTCAACTCAACTGGGTGAAGGTGATGTGTCTGTCCGCACGGTAGAACATTTATTAGCAGCTTTGGCTGCTATGGGTGTAGATAATGCCCGCATTGAAATTGATGGGCCAGAAGTACCTCTTTTAGATGGTTCTGCCCAGATATGGGTTGAAAGCATTGCCGCAGTTGGCTTGGTATCACAACCAGTTAGCAACACACCAGCACCTATCACTATTCAAGAACCTATTTGGGTTTATCACGGTGATGCTTTTGTTTGCGCCCTGCCAGCAGCAGAAACCCGTTTTACCTATGGGATTGATTTTGAGTTGCCCGCTATTGGTAATCAATGGTACAGTTATTCACTAATTACCAATTTAGAAACCGCTGAAAATACTGCAAATACATTTATTACAGAAATTGCTCCTGCCCGTACCTTTGGTTTATTGCATCAGATCGAACATCTTCAGCAGTCGGGTTTAATCAAAGGTGGTAGCTTAGATAATGCCTTGGTTTGTGGATCTGAAGGTTGGCTAAATCCACCATTAAGATTTGCAAATGAACCAGTCAGGCATAAAATTTTGGACTTGGTAGGAGATATGAGCTTGCTGGGCAAATTTCCCGTTGCTCATTTCTTAGCATACAAAGCTAGTCATAATTTACACGTCCAACTGGCACAAAAAATTTTAGAATTAAACCCAAAATTAACTAAAATTTAA